In Uranotaenia lowii strain MFRU-FL chromosome 2, ASM2978415v1, whole genome shotgun sequence, one genomic interval encodes:
- the LOC129746563 gene encoding uncharacterized protein LOC129746563, producing MWLLKCLAIKFFLMVLAHQSSAQFKILGVSSTRSRGGGENGITLVQIKPLQQRHTDAVESRSFGDSLQDPSVAMIDANLDNNITNTPIKSTTPVTSAATLMTSSSKSPVPIPTSRIIKLQIMNSTEAVNISAREGKLQYDNQRTDNDIINISPLRPSATIGSPTSSHRRRATGSIKLTNNNIGGTNSGGVEVRESELFYINKHSQSKPSSSSTFKKQHPQTLPKENDIRDHSASIVQRYKRRKYKSKCRCERIWNCPRIQISIARCAPDYFMCCF from the coding sequence ATGCCTTGCAATCAAGTTCTTCCTCATGGTTCTGGCTCATCAAAGCTCAGCTCAGTTCAAAATACTCGGAGTCTCATCGACGCGCTCGAGGGGTGGAGGAGAAAATGGAATAACGCTAGTACAAATCAAACCACTTCAGCAGCGGCACACCGATGCCGTTGAGTCCAGGTCGTTTGGTGATTCTTTACAAGACCCATCGGTAGCCATGATCGATGCTAATTTGGACAACAACATCACCAACACTCCGATTAAATCGACAACTCCAGTAACGTCTGCCGCAACTCTAATGACTTCTTCGAGTAAAAGCCCAGTTCCAATACCAACCAGTAGAATCATTAAACTTCAAATCATGAACTCGACTGAGGCAGTCAACATCTCAGCACGGGAGGGCAAACTGCAGTACGATAATCAACGAACCGATAACGACATCATAAACATATCTCCTCTACGACCGAGCGCAACTATTGGTAGTCCAACATCCTCCCATCGACGGAGAGCGACCGGATCAATCAAATTGACCAACAACAACATCGGTGGCACTAACAGTGGGGGCGTCGAGGTCCGAGAATCTGAGCTTTTCTACATCAACAAACATTCGCAGTCGAAACCGTCGTCATCCTCGACATTCAAAAAGCAACACCCCCAAACGCTACCGAAAGAGAACGACATCCGCGACCATTCGGCGTCGATAGTTCAGCGATACAAACGCCGGAAGTACAAGTCGAAATGTCGCTGCGAACGAATTTGGAATTGTCCCCGGATACAGATCTCAATTGCACGGTGTGCGCCAGATTATTTTATGTGCTGCTTCTAG